A single window of Syntrophus aciditrophicus SB DNA harbors:
- a CDS encoding DEAD/DEAH box helicase: MNEQQQSVAGSRKREKLSSLYEGLSPGEQILVQFCSLFMEPVSMTTVIRCFDVTGIAFAGLGKTSWQNLQPALKRIVKLGLVDDHYQCPESFREIATRRAVAEGHFEKMARSIQRLMPGNRYLSRYSPEYDWRRVLRDFRIAFYRQDSREVKTLYDSMLRFCPMPYRTPDPFLRVCNQPFDRVWFGTLPLDLRSAALSRILLQSLIFLEPDEAPLNEALDLVSGDRLTEQGGLPLPEVLALRPLLHILILRLLLGGRLADARQLLREIGRREEGYTGGLQGCLYFLEGKNEEAIAATESDLRLLARKTGVRNNFFTDPVGLFFLLALLKAYAAQPDAAGAAKLKKYLYLTVHRNNPSNFYVTSLTALRKIAAALMMEPEYPDYDSLPERPEIGTVFAALAEFWQKRRLTSKTITSLQTLYQRARGNGMAWAMMECAGLLTAAGVNPPLYRQQAEEISAGAGLVSLIPSIHFEEPWRKSLRALTQTAAMERPSIVSKEKRLIWLFLYGEEGLSLKPLEQRQKARGGWTSGRPVALSRLHKGTNLEYLSRQDHMIRATLKAEARYYGGYSGADYYFDWEKTLPLLVGHPLIFSEENPEKPVEFLRGEVELMVTESTEGLCLRLSVPLTESRVVLMPENPSRFRICEISDAHHRIGQILSSKGLIVPAAARNELMAAMAELSSLVTIHSTIGGSAESLEEIEGDPRPVIQLAPAGDGFHLELLVRPFGSGGTRLKPGKGMEHVMADMDGKHLLARRDLALEIRNVKLLEDRCPTLFMVMNDRGQGYLENPEDCLDLLLELNPLQEAEEVVIEWPEGESLKTPQQASFEQMRLKVHKVGDWFELDGQLQLDEGLVMDMKTLLELVESSPRRFLPLGEGRFIALTEALRRRLDEMNVYADRRGKTVRCHALAIPVLDGIFDDFTQVNRDSSWKERVKTFQKGMTLQPVVPSTLQAELRDYQVAGYEWMIRLSSWGAGACLADDMGLGKTLQALAVMLERGPKGPTLVIAPTSVCMNWQAEINRFAPTLNPVLFGGRNREERIGKLKGMDVLICSYGLLQQESELLATAHWHTIVLDEAQAIKNFETQRAQAALSLKGDFRLITTGTPIENHLGEFYTLFDFINPGLLGSRPQFNERYAIPIEKNGDREARKRLKKLISPFLLRRIKSQVLDELPPRTDVVLQVEMSPEETALYEAMRRQAVETLEQNDSPVGQKHLKILAEIMRLRQACCHPRLVVPDSELTSSKLALFGEVVEEMLENSHKALVFSQFVSHLALIQDYLKQKGIEYRYLDGGTPPKERRREVEAFQAGKGSLFLISLRAGGVGLNLTAADFVIHMDPWWNPAVEDQASDRAHRIGQKRPVTVYRLVTKNTIEEKILKLHASKRDLADSLLDGSDISGRMSADELFQLIREG; encoded by the coding sequence ATGAATGAGCAACAACAATCCGTGGCCGGGTCAAGAAAGCGTGAGAAACTGTCAAGCCTGTATGAGGGGTTATCGCCGGGAGAACAGATCCTGGTGCAGTTCTGCTCCCTGTTTATGGAACCGGTGAGCATGACGACCGTGATCCGCTGTTTCGATGTGACGGGCATTGCCTTTGCGGGACTCGGAAAAACCAGCTGGCAGAACCTGCAGCCGGCGCTGAAACGCATCGTCAAGCTGGGACTCGTGGATGACCATTATCAATGTCCGGAAAGCTTCCGGGAAATCGCCACCCGGCGGGCCGTCGCGGAAGGGCATTTTGAAAAGATGGCCCGGTCGATTCAACGGCTGATGCCCGGCAATCGCTATCTTTCCCGTTATTCTCCCGAATATGACTGGAGACGCGTCCTGCGGGATTTCCGCATCGCCTTCTACCGGCAGGATTCAAGAGAGGTAAAAACGCTTTATGATTCGATGCTTCGCTTCTGCCCCATGCCTTACCGCACCCCGGATCCCTTTCTGCGCGTCTGCAACCAGCCCTTCGACCGGGTCTGGTTCGGCACGCTGCCCCTGGATCTCCGGTCCGCCGCTCTCTCCCGCATCCTGCTCCAGAGCCTGATCTTTCTTGAACCCGATGAAGCGCCGCTGAACGAGGCCCTGGATCTGGTCTCCGGAGACAGACTGACAGAGCAAGGCGGCCTCCCACTCCCCGAGGTGCTGGCCCTTCGTCCCCTGCTTCACATCCTGATCCTTCGACTCCTTCTCGGAGGCCGCCTTGCTGACGCCCGCCAGCTTCTCAGGGAAATTGGCCGGAGAGAGGAAGGATACACCGGCGGCCTGCAGGGATGCCTTTATTTCCTCGAAGGGAAGAATGAGGAGGCCATTGCGGCAACGGAATCGGATCTCCGCCTGCTGGCCCGGAAAACCGGCGTCCGGAATAATTTCTTTACCGACCCGGTCGGCCTTTTTTTCCTGCTGGCCCTCCTGAAGGCTTATGCGGCTCAACCGGATGCGGCGGGGGCTGCGAAACTCAAAAAATACCTGTATCTGACCGTCCATCGCAACAATCCCAGCAATTTCTATGTTACAAGTCTGACCGCCTTGAGAAAAATCGCCGCCGCCCTGATGATGGAGCCGGAATACCCGGATTACGATTCTCTGCCGGAACGACCGGAAATCGGAACGGTTTTTGCCGCCTTGGCGGAATTCTGGCAGAAGCGCCGTCTCACCTCGAAAACCATTACGTCGCTGCAGACGTTGTATCAGAGAGCCCGGGGCAACGGAATGGCCTGGGCCATGATGGAATGTGCAGGCCTCCTCACTGCCGCCGGCGTCAATCCGCCTCTGTACCGACAGCAGGCAGAGGAGATCAGCGCCGGCGCCGGTCTGGTTTCCCTCATCCCGTCGATCCATTTCGAAGAGCCCTGGCGTAAAAGCCTCCGGGCCCTGACCCAGACGGCGGCGATGGAACGCCCCTCTATCGTTTCCAAGGAAAAAAGGCTGATCTGGCTGTTTCTTTATGGAGAGGAGGGCCTGTCCCTCAAACCGCTGGAACAGCGGCAGAAGGCCCGGGGCGGCTGGACCTCGGGGCGGCCCGTCGCCCTCAGCCGGCTGCACAAGGGGACCAATCTGGAATACCTGAGTCGGCAGGATCACATGATCCGGGCGACCCTGAAAGCGGAAGCCCGGTATTACGGTGGTTACAGCGGCGCCGATTACTATTTCGACTGGGAGAAAACCCTGCCGCTGCTCGTGGGACATCCCCTTATTTTTTCTGAAGAGAATCCGGAAAAACCCGTGGAATTCCTCCGGGGGGAGGTTGAGCTGATGGTGACGGAGTCGACGGAGGGGCTCTGCCTGCGTCTGAGTGTTCCCCTGACGGAATCCCGGGTGGTCCTGATGCCCGAAAATCCCAGCCGGTTCCGGATCTGCGAAATTTCGGACGCCCATCATCGGATCGGACAGATCCTGAGCAGCAAGGGGCTGATTGTTCCGGCAGCGGCCAGGAATGAGCTGATGGCGGCCATGGCGGAACTCTCCTCCCTGGTGACCATCCATTCCACCATCGGCGGCAGTGCGGAATCCCTCGAAGAAATCGAGGGCGATCCCCGTCCTGTTATCCAGCTGGCGCCGGCCGGCGATGGTTTTCACCTGGAGCTGCTGGTTCGTCCCTTCGGCAGCGGCGGAACCCGCCTGAAACCTGGAAAAGGCATGGAGCATGTCATGGCGGACATGGATGGAAAGCATCTCCTGGCCCGGCGCGATCTCGCCCTGGAGATCCGCAATGTCAAGCTCCTGGAAGATCGGTGCCCCACTCTGTTCATGGTCATGAACGACCGGGGGCAGGGGTATCTGGAGAATCCGGAAGATTGTCTGGACCTGCTGCTGGAGCTGAACCCCCTGCAGGAAGCGGAGGAAGTGGTGATCGAATGGCCGGAAGGCGAATCCCTGAAAACTCCTCAGCAGGCCTCTTTCGAGCAGATGCGTCTGAAAGTCCATAAGGTGGGAGACTGGTTCGAGCTGGACGGCCAGCTTCAGCTCGATGAAGGTCTGGTGATGGATATGAAGACCCTCCTTGAGCTGGTGGAATCTTCCCCCCGTCGTTTTCTCCCCCTCGGGGAGGGCCGGTTTATCGCTCTCACCGAGGCTCTGCGCCGCCGCCTGGACGAGATGAACGTCTATGCCGACCGGCGTGGGAAAACAGTCCGCTGCCATGCCCTGGCCATTCCGGTTCTGGACGGAATCTTCGATGACTTTACCCAGGTGAATCGGGACTCCTCGTGGAAAGAGCGGGTAAAAACCTTTCAAAAGGGAATGACCCTGCAGCCCGTCGTCCCCTCCACCCTGCAGGCGGAATTGAGGGATTATCAGGTGGCCGGTTACGAATGGATGATCCGGTTGTCCTCCTGGGGCGCCGGCGCATGTCTCGCCGATGACATGGGACTGGGCAAGACCCTGCAGGCCCTGGCGGTCATGCTGGAACGCGGTCCCAAAGGCCCCACGCTGGTAATCGCCCCGACTTCCGTCTGCATGAACTGGCAGGCCGAGATTAACCGCTTCGCTCCTACCCTCAATCCTGTCCTGTTCGGCGGCCGGAACCGGGAGGAACGCATCGGGAAGCTCAAGGGCATGGACGTGCTGATCTGCAGCTACGGGCTTCTTCAGCAGGAATCGGAACTCCTCGCCACAGCGCACTGGCACACCATCGTCCTCGACGAGGCCCAGGCCATCAAGAATTTCGAGACCCAGCGAGCCCAGGCCGCCCTGTCTTTGAAGGGTGATTTCCGACTCATCACCACGGGCACCCCCATTGAAAATCATCTGGGGGAATTCTATACCCTCTTTGATTTCATCAATCCCGGCCTGCTCGGCTCCCGGCCGCAGTTCAACGAACGCTACGCCATTCCGATCGAAAAAAACGGCGATCGGGAAGCCCGGAAGCGGCTGAAAAAGCTCATTTCCCCCTTTCTCCTGAGGCGGATCAAATCCCAGGTGCTGGACGAACTTCCTCCCCGGACCGATGTGGTCCTCCAGGTGGAAATGTCGCCGGAGGAAACGGCCCTCTATGAGGCCATGCGCCGGCAGGCCGTGGAAACCCTGGAACAGAACGACAGCCCCGTCGGACAAAAGCACCTGAAAATCCTGGCGGAAATCATGCGCCTGCGGCAGGCCTGCTGTCATCCCCGGCTGGTCGTGCCGGACAGCGAACTGACCAGTTCCAAGCTGGCTCTCTTCGGGGAGGTCGTGGAGGAAATGCTGGAAAATTCCCACAAGGCGCTGGTTTTCAGCCAGTTCGTCAGTCATCTGGCTTTGATCCAGGATTACCTGAAGCAGAAGGGCATCGAATACCGTTACCTCGACGGCGGCACACCGCCGAAAGAGCGGCGGCGGGAGGTGGAGGCCTTCCAGGCGGGAAAGGGCTCCCTCTTCCTGATCAGCCTGCGGGCCGGCGGCGTGGGCCTCAACCTGACCGCCGCGGACTTTGTCATTCACATGGATCCGTGGTGGAATCCGGCAGTGGAGGACCAGGCCTCGGATCGGGCCCACCGCATCGGTCAGAAGCGGCCCGTGACGGTGTACCGCCTGGTGACAAAGAACACCATTGAAGAAAAAATTCTAAAACTGCATGCAAGCAAGCGGGATCTGGCCGACAGTCTGCTGGATGGCAGCGATATCAGCGGCCGGATGTCGGCGGACGAGCTGTTTCAGCTGATCCGGGAAGGGTAA
- a CDS encoding MlaE family ABC transporter permease: MSSSTYKEATFSFISPSTDALVLRLSGDWMANGRLPDAEEIRQALSQQIPAPRIIFDVVGLGAWDSGLLIFLAKVFDICRGNGISVDSSGLPPGVCRLLELASPEKQRSGVTREKSPPSFLVRVADATLDFGRGFKDMLAFVGDATLSVLRMLRGKPGFRRSDLILILQETGAQALPIVSLISLLVGMILAFVAAIQLRMFGVQIYVADVVGIAMVRVMGAIMTGIIMAGRTGAAFAAQLGMMQVNEEIDALEVLGVSPVDFLVLPRLLALMLMMPLLCIYSDLMGVVGGLIVGVGMLDLGVIEYYHETVNAVSLTYFWIGLFHSFVFGVLVALAGCLRGLQCERNASAVGFAATSAVVTGIVSIVVATAIITLLCQVLGI, translated from the coding sequence ATGAGTTCATCAACTTATAAGGAAGCCACTTTTTCCTTCATCTCACCATCAACGGACGCGCTGGTACTGAGATTGTCCGGAGACTGGATGGCGAACGGCCGGCTTCCTGATGCCGAAGAGATCCGGCAGGCCCTTTCACAACAGATTCCGGCGCCTCGGATTATCTTCGACGTGGTCGGACTCGGCGCCTGGGACAGCGGTCTGCTGATCTTTCTGGCGAAGGTCTTCGACATCTGCCGCGGAAACGGGATTTCCGTCGATTCTTCCGGTCTGCCTCCAGGCGTTTGCAGACTGCTGGAGCTGGCCTCACCGGAAAAACAACGTTCGGGAGTAACGCGCGAAAAATCTCCCCCTTCGTTTCTTGTGAGGGTTGCCGATGCCACTCTGGATTTCGGCAGGGGCTTCAAGGATATGCTCGCCTTTGTCGGCGATGCCACCCTTTCCGTCCTTCGAATGCTGCGGGGAAAACCCGGCTTCCGGCGGTCCGATCTGATCCTGATTCTTCAGGAAACCGGCGCCCAGGCACTGCCCATCGTTTCCCTCATCAGTCTCCTTGTGGGAATGATCCTCGCCTTCGTGGCGGCCATTCAGCTCAGGATGTTCGGCGTTCAGATCTACGTCGCCGACGTGGTGGGAATCGCCATGGTGCGGGTCATGGGGGCGATCATGACGGGCATCATCATGGCCGGCCGCACGGGTGCGGCTTTTGCCGCCCAGCTCGGCATGATGCAGGTCAACGAAGAGATTGACGCGCTGGAAGTCCTGGGCGTTTCTCCCGTGGACTTCCTCGTCCTGCCCCGTCTGCTGGCGCTGATGCTGATGATGCCCCTGCTGTGCATCTATTCCGACCTCATGGGGGTTGTGGGGGGGTTGATTGTCGGCGTCGGCATGCTTGATCTCGGAGTCATCGAGTACTATCATGAAACCGTGAATGCGGTGAGCCTGACCTATTTCTGGATCGGCCTCTTCCACAGTTTTGTCTTCGGAGTGCTCGTGGCCCTGGCCGGCTGTCTGCGCGGCCTGCAGTGTGAACGGAACGCATCCGCCGTCGGCTTTGCCGCCACATCGGCGGTGGTCACCGGCATCGTCAGCATCGTCGTGGCGACCGCCATCATTACTCTGCTCTGCCAGGTGCTTGGGATATGA
- a CDS encoding ABC transporter ATP-binding protein has translation MNASEKLPESERETVIEVHDLEISYGTFVLMRDLNFHIRRGDIFIIMGGSGCGKSTLMKQMVGLKKPARGQVLYGDVSFWDAGTEVREQLKRRFGILFQSGALWSSLTLAENIALPLEQYTDLSPAQIRELASFKLALVGLGGFEDFYPSELSGGMKKRAGLARAMALDPDILFFDEPSAGLDPISARLLDDLIIELSESLSTTVIVVTHDLASIFAIGTNSVFLDPEAKTMTAGGDPKRILAESEDPKVVSFLTRGTGRRTKE, from the coding sequence ATGAACGCGTCGGAAAAACTTCCCGAAAGCGAGCGGGAAACGGTCATCGAAGTCCACGATCTCGAGATATCCTACGGCACTTTCGTGCTCATGCGCGATCTGAACTTTCACATCCGCCGGGGTGACATCTTCATCATCATGGGGGGGAGCGGCTGCGGCAAGAGTACGCTTATGAAACAGATGGTGGGCCTCAAGAAACCCGCCCGCGGGCAGGTCCTGTACGGCGACGTCAGTTTCTGGGACGCCGGAACGGAAGTGCGGGAACAGCTCAAGAGGCGCTTCGGCATTCTCTTTCAGAGCGGCGCCCTCTGGAGCTCCTTGACGCTGGCGGAAAACATCGCCCTTCCGCTGGAGCAGTATACCGACCTCTCGCCCGCGCAGATCCGGGAACTGGCGTCGTTCAAGCTGGCCCTGGTCGGACTCGGGGGCTTTGAAGACTTTTACCCCTCGGAACTCAGCGGCGGCATGAAGAAGCGGGCCGGGCTGGCCAGGGCGATGGCCCTCGATCCGGACATCCTCTTTTTCGATGAGCCCTCCGCCGGTCTCGACCCCATCAGCGCCCGCCTGCTGGACGACCTGATCATCGAGCTGAGCGAAAGCCTGAGCACAACCGTCATCGTGGTGACCCATGACCTGGCAAGCATTTTCGCCATCGGCACCAACTCGGTTTTCCTCGATCCCGAAGCGAAAACCATGACGGCCGGCGGCGATCCCAAGCGCATCCTGGCGGAGTCGGAAGACCCGAAAGTGGTCAGTTTTCTGACCCGGGGAACTGGCCGGCGAACCAAAGAATAG
- a CDS encoding MlaD family protein → MSGKENKTLIGAFVVGAIAILVLAVLVLGSGKFLSRSQKYVLFFDGSVKGLNVGSPVTFRGVKIGEVTDISVVIDQKQRALRIPVLIRLDPELIEGGSLLSTDQGAMRHVVEMGLRAQLQLQNFVTGQLMVALDFFPNAPPRYVGMKKQYAEIPTIPTALQELQRTVEHLPLREIVVSLNSAVQGIDRIVNSVDTRKTTQTLEAALKDIQTLVRHIDERIEPLVAGLSQTSGAAEETLVESKETAASVRKDMKELVASTKTTLESAQAVLKQSEQTLQAYSGDSPLVVEMNKTLRELGATSRSLRHLSDYLERHPESLLRGKAIIKGQ, encoded by the coding sequence ATGAGCGGAAAGGAAAACAAAACCCTGATCGGCGCGTTTGTCGTCGGCGCGATTGCCATCCTGGTCCTGGCGGTGCTGGTCCTCGGTTCCGGAAAGTTTTTAAGCAGGTCTCAGAAATACGTCCTGTTTTTCGATGGATCGGTAAAAGGGCTGAACGTCGGGTCGCCGGTGACGTTCCGGGGAGTCAAGATAGGCGAAGTGACCGACATCAGTGTGGTCATAGACCAGAAGCAGCGCGCGCTGCGCATTCCCGTGCTCATCCGCCTGGATCCGGAACTGATCGAAGGAGGAAGCCTGCTGAGCACGGATCAAGGGGCGATGCGGCATGTCGTCGAAATGGGCCTGAGAGCCCAGCTTCAGCTTCAGAATTTCGTAACCGGCCAGCTTATGGTGGCCCTTGATTTCTTCCCCAACGCGCCACCCCGCTACGTGGGGATGAAAAAACAGTACGCCGAGATCCCCACGATTCCCACAGCCCTGCAGGAACTTCAGAGAACCGTCGAACATCTTCCCCTGCGGGAGATCGTCGTCAGCCTCAACAGCGCCGTCCAGGGAATCGACCGGATCGTGAATTCGGTGGATACGCGCAAGACCACCCAGACCCTGGAAGCCGCCCTCAAGGATATTCAGACGCTCGTGCGGCATATCGATGAACGGATCGAGCCCCTCGTTGCCGGCCTCTCTCAGACCTCCGGCGCCGCTGAAGAGACCCTGGTGGAGAGCAAAGAGACGGCCGCATCCGTCCGGAAGGACATGAAAGAACTGGTCGCATCGACGAAGACAACCCTGGAATCGGCCCAGGCCGTCCTGAAGCAGTCAGAACAGACCCTTCAGGCTTATTCCGGGGATTCTCCGCTCGTCGTGGAAATGAACAAAACTCTGCGGGAACTTGGCGCGACGTCGCGCTCGCTGCGCCACCTTTCCGATTATCTGGAGCGCCATCCGGAGTCCCTGCTCCGTGGCAAGGCCATCATCAAAGGACAGTGA
- a CDS encoding PqiC family protein has protein sequence MKNLLCISRLFLPAVAILLAGCASVQPARFYTLTPLEQQAAKPNPRDEAPPPPSVLIAPVEIPDYLDRPQIVTRDGRNELNLAEFDRWAGSLRENIAAVMAENLSILLSSDRIFVYPQVRGEKTDYLMALRILRLDCIPGDSVLLKAQWTIFAGQDRGGVTHMAAFTERLADGSYEALAAAVSSTLAQASREIARTLWTPPTAAPR, from the coding sequence ATGAAAAACCTGCTTTGCATCTCCCGACTGTTTCTTCCAGCCGTTGCGATTCTGCTTGCCGGTTGCGCCAGCGTGCAGCCGGCCCGGTTTTACACGCTGACGCCGCTTGAACAGCAGGCGGCAAAGCCAAACCCGCGTGATGAGGCGCCACCTCCTCCTTCGGTCCTCATCGCTCCGGTTGAAATCCCCGATTACCTCGATCGTCCCCAGATTGTGACCCGGGATGGGAGAAACGAATTGAACCTTGCCGAATTCGACCGCTGGGCGGGTTCCCTCCGGGAAAACATCGCCGCCGTGATGGCCGAAAACCTTTCAATTCTCCTCAGCTCAGACCGGATATTCGTTTATCCCCAGGTGCGTGGTGAAAAAACGGATTACCTGATGGCCCTGCGCATTCTCCGGCTGGATTGCATACCCGGCGACTCGGTGCTCCTCAAGGCGCAGTGGACGATCTTTGCCGGCCAGGACCGGGGAGGCGTCACTCACATGGCCGCGTTCACCGAACGGCTGGCCGACGGCAGTTACGAAGCGCTGGCCGCGGCCGTCAGCAGCACCCTGGCACAGGCAAGCCGGGAAATCGCCCGGACGTTATGGACACCCCCGACAGCAGCCCCCCGCTGA
- a CDS encoding HlyD family secretion protein, which yields MTFQQKKWLIRVVVALVIGLAAIGAWKRYGDRQEDGLVSGNGRIEATEIDIAARTAGRIKEILMREGDFVKAGQVVAHMDTDVLEAQLREAEARLQQAQSDAAIARSQLVQRESEKKAALAFVRQREAELDVARKRLARSAALAAEGATSRQEADDDRASVQSCSAAVAATQAQTAAAEAAVVTAREQIAGKESAIKAAQATIERIQADIRDSALKSPRDGRVQYRVAQPGEVVGAGGRVLSLVDLNDVYMTFFLPTAAVGRVALGTEVRLVLDAAPEYPIPARVSFIADVAQFTPKTVETTSEREKLMFRVRAQIPVELLQKYITQVKTGLPGVAWVKLDPNADWPPRLKEKLVQ from the coding sequence ATGACATTCCAGCAGAAGAAATGGTTGATTCGAGTGGTCGTCGCTCTGGTCATCGGCCTTGCAGCCATAGGCGCCTGGAAGCGTTACGGGGATAGACAGGAAGATGGTCTGGTCAGCGGAAACGGCCGGATCGAGGCTACCGAGATCGACATTGCCGCCAGAACCGCCGGCCGGATCAAGGAAATCCTGATGCGGGAAGGCGATTTTGTCAAGGCGGGGCAGGTCGTGGCTCATATGGATACCGATGTATTAGAGGCACAGCTTCGGGAAGCCGAGGCCAGGCTGCAGCAGGCACAAAGCGATGCGGCTATCGCGCGCAGTCAACTGGTGCAACGGGAAAGCGAAAAGAAGGCGGCTCTGGCGTTCGTCAGACAGCGCGAGGCAGAGCTTGACGTAGCCAGAAAACGCCTGGCTCGTTCGGCAGCATTGGCCGCGGAGGGTGCGACATCACGGCAGGAGGCGGATGACGACCGGGCGAGCGTCCAGAGCTGTTCAGCCGCCGTTGCAGCGACGCAGGCACAGACAGCCGCTGCCGAGGCCGCCGTTGTAACCGCGAGGGAACAGATTGCCGGTAAGGAATCAGCCATCAAGGCCGCGCAGGCAACGATCGAGCGAATCCAGGCGGATATTCGGGACAGCGCCCTCAAATCTCCCCGCGACGGCCGGGTGCAGTACCGGGTCGCCCAGCCCGGCGAGGTCGTCGGCGCCGGTGGGCGGGTGCTGAGTCTCGTTGACCTGAACGATGTCTACATGACCTTTTTCCTTCCCACGGCCGCGGTGGGAAGGGTAGCCCTGGGCACCGAAGTGCGGCTGGTGCTCGATGCCGCACCGGAGTATCCGATTCCCGCCAGGGTGTCATTCATTGCCGATGTAGCCCAGTTCACTCCCAAGACCGTGGAGACGACCAGTGAACGGGAGAAACTGATGTTCCGCGTCCGGGCGCAGATCCCCGTGGAGCTGCTGCAGAAGTATATCACCCAGGTCAAGACGGGACTGCCCGGCGTGGCCTGGGTGAAGCTGGATCCCAATGCGGACTGGCCGCCCCGCCTCAAGGAAAAGCTCGTACAATGA